A part of Sulfurifustis variabilis genomic DNA contains:
- a CDS encoding 3-dehydroquinate synthase, whose amino-acid sequence MDTLEQQFDVRYRYRVHLTEDALAPENDLLARTLAADRAARPRVLVAVDRGVLAAQADLAARVESYARTHALDLVDAPLVLPGGETGKNEPRHLERVLAAIERGGICRHSYVVGIGGGALLDLVGFAAAQAHRGVRMVRLPTTVLAQCDAAVGVKTGINAFGKKNFLGSFAPPWAVINDLRFLDSLSVRDWRAGIAEAVKVALVKDAAFFERLERDAERLLHRDRGAMRALIAHAARLHLEHIARGGDPFETGSARPLDFGHWAAHKLEQLSDYRLRHGEAVAIGIALDATYSRLAGWLADDAHERILALLERFGFELDVPELGEGGLLAGLDEFREHLGGELTITLLGAIGRGFEVHAMDEERVRASIDRVRARPGSGSGQPAARPCASGAER is encoded by the coding sequence ATGGACACCCTCGAACAGCAGTTCGACGTCCGTTACCGCTACCGCGTGCATCTCACCGAGGACGCGCTCGCGCCGGAAAACGATCTCCTCGCGCGTACCCTCGCGGCCGACCGCGCCGCGCGCCCGCGCGTGCTCGTCGCCGTCGACCGGGGCGTGCTCGCGGCGCAGGCCGACCTCGCGGCGCGCGTCGAGAGCTACGCCCGGACGCATGCCCTCGACCTCGTGGACGCGCCGCTCGTGCTCCCCGGCGGCGAGACGGGCAAGAACGAGCCGCGACACCTCGAGCGCGTGCTCGCGGCGATCGAGCGCGGCGGGATCTGCCGTCACTCCTACGTCGTCGGCATCGGCGGCGGCGCGCTCCTCGACCTCGTCGGCTTCGCCGCGGCGCAAGCCCACCGCGGCGTGCGCATGGTGCGTCTGCCCACGACCGTGCTCGCCCAGTGCGACGCCGCGGTGGGCGTGAAGACGGGGATCAATGCCTTCGGCAAGAAGAACTTCCTCGGGAGCTTCGCGCCGCCGTGGGCCGTCATCAACGACCTTCGCTTCCTCGACAGCCTGTCGGTCCGCGACTGGCGTGCGGGCATCGCCGAGGCCGTGAAGGTCGCGCTCGTCAAGGATGCCGCGTTTTTCGAGCGCCTCGAGCGCGACGCCGAACGGCTGCTGCATCGTGACCGGGGTGCGATGCGCGCGTTGATCGCGCATGCGGCACGGCTGCACCTTGAGCACATCGCGCGCGGCGGCGATCCGTTCGAGACAGGATCGGCCCGCCCGCTCGACTTCGGTCACTGGGCCGCGCACAAGCTCGAGCAGCTCTCGGACTACCGCCTGCGCCACGGCGAGGCCGTCGCGATCGGCATCGCGCTCGACGCGACCTACTCGCGCCTCGCCGGGTGGCTCGCGGACGACGCGCACGAACGGATCCTCGCGCTGCTGGAGCGGTTCGGATTCGAGCTCGACGTGCCGGAGCTCGGCGAGGGCGGTCTGCTGGCGGGGCTCGACGAGTTCCGCGAGCACCTGGGAGGCGAGCTGACGATAACGCTCCTCGGGGCCATCGGGCGGGGTTTCGAAGTGCATGCCATGGACGAGGAGCGCGTGCGCGCGAGCATCGACCGCGTGCGTGCGCGGCCGGGGAGCGGTTCCGGTCAGCCGGCGGCGAGGCCTTGCGCCAGCGGAGCGGAACGATAG
- a CDS encoding DUF2231 domain-containing protein → MDIRARVDRLTGPPESERASRASVAGHPIHPMLVVFPIGLWVFSLVADAVYLAGGGAAWSITAFYAIAGGIIGAIAAAVFGAIDLYSMRDRTIRRIGTMHMILNLSVTVLFAFNLGWRVSGDPGAIAPIVISVVAVVLLGVSGWLGGEMVYVHGAGVAPAAREKSPETAAPRPRS, encoded by the coding sequence ATGGACATTCGTGCGCGGGTCGACAGGCTCACCGGGCCGCCCGAGAGCGAGCGGGCGAGCCGCGCGAGCGTCGCGGGTCATCCCATCCACCCGATGCTCGTGGTCTTCCCCATCGGCCTGTGGGTGTTCTCGCTCGTCGCGGACGCCGTGTACCTCGCCGGCGGCGGTGCGGCGTGGAGCATCACCGCGTTCTACGCCATCGCGGGCGGGATCATCGGCGCGATCGCCGCCGCGGTCTTCGGCGCCATCGACCTCTACTCGATGCGGGACCGGACGATCCGCCGTATCGGCACGATGCACATGATCCTCAATCTCTCCGTCACGGTTCTGTTCGCGTTCAACCTGGGGTGGCGCGTCTCGGGCGACCCGGGCGCGATCGCGCCGATCGTGATCTCCGTGGTCGCCGTCGTCCTGCTCGGTGTTTCCGGCTGGCTTGGCGGCGAGATGGTGTACGTGCACGGTGCGGGCGTCGCGCCGGCTGCTCGCGAGAAGAGTCCGGAAACGGCGGCTCCGCGGCCGAGGAGCTAA
- a CDS encoding TatD family hydrolase — protein sequence MRYFDPHIHMVSRTTDDYRNMAAAGIVGVVEPAFWQGQPRTSVGTFVDYFSTLVGWERFRASQFGIRHYCTIALNPKEANDVALAEEVMRVLPRFLAKDGVVAVGEIGYDEQTEAEERFFAEQIELARRHGLPVLIHTPHRDKKRGTERSLALVKESGIDEELVLVDHLNETTLPLVLETGCWRGHSIYPDTKMSEERMVALLRQYGTEKMVVNSAADWGVSDPLKVPKTGEAMRAAGFSEADIETVLFANPVAFYAQSGRISLDELGSIRIDQRRLWEDNSVLRGQTPVIQE from the coding sequence ATGCGTTACTTCGATCCGCACATCCACATGGTCTCGCGCACCACGGACGACTACCGGAACATGGCCGCCGCCGGCATCGTCGGGGTCGTCGAGCCCGCGTTCTGGCAGGGCCAGCCGCGCACTTCGGTCGGCACCTTCGTGGATTACTTCAGCACCCTGGTCGGGTGGGAGCGCTTTCGGGCGAGCCAGTTCGGCATCCGACACTACTGCACGATCGCGCTCAACCCGAAGGAGGCGAACGACGTCGCGCTCGCGGAGGAGGTCATGCGCGTGCTGCCGCGGTTCCTCGCGAAGGACGGCGTGGTCGCGGTCGGCGAGATCGGCTACGACGAGCAGACGGAGGCGGAGGAGCGCTTCTTCGCCGAGCAGATCGAGCTCGCCCGACGGCACGGGCTGCCCGTCCTGATCCACACGCCGCACCGGGACAAGAAGCGCGGAACCGAGCGCAGCCTCGCGCTCGTGAAGGAGAGCGGAATCGACGAGGAGCTCGTCCTCGTCGATCACCTCAACGAGACGACCCTCCCGCTTGTGCTCGAGACCGGCTGCTGGCGCGGCCACTCCATCTACCCGGACACGAAGATGTCCGAGGAGCGCATGGTGGCGCTGCTCCGGCAGTACGGCACCGAGAAGATGGTGGTGAACAGTGCGGCCGACTGGGGCGTGAGCGATCCGCTCAAGGTGCCCAAGACCGGCGAGGCGATGCGCGCGGCCGGCTTCAGCGAGGCCGACATCGAGACCGTGCTCTTCGCCAACCCGGTCGCCTTCTACGCGCAGAGCGGGCGGATCTCGCTCGACGAGCTCGGTTCGATCCGCATCGACCAGCGCCGCCTGTGGGAGGACAACTCCGTGCTGCGCGGCCAGACGCCGGTGATCCAGGAATGA
- the eboC gene encoding UbiA-like protein EboC (EboC, a homolog the polyprenyltransferase UbiA, belongs to system of proteins involved in the trafficking of precursor metabolites to an extracytoplasmic compartment so that the biosynthesis of certain natural products, such as scytonemin, can be completed.), translating to MRFDRRRMTPPERAHAFLQLMRPPNLVTAAADVLAGAAVAGALLDPRLLALVLASVLLYAGGVVMNDVFDAPLDARERPERPIPSGRVTRAEGLSFGSLLLLSGALLGASVNSTSGALAAAIGITALAYDGYAKASPVLGPVAMGLCRAFNLLLGMALVPAALVDGWPVALLALLHVSALTALSRGEVHGGRRVFGWLAVASIIAVAGALVALSVLREAWLAIAFALFYAASAGPPYVRTLRRGGEARTVQDAVKAGVLALIVLDAGLVAVYANAVYGTLALLLLPASLALARRFAVT from the coding sequence ATGCGCTTCGATCGCAGGCGCATGACGCCGCCCGAGCGTGCGCATGCCTTCCTTCAGCTCATGCGACCGCCCAACCTCGTGACGGCGGCTGCCGACGTGCTCGCGGGCGCGGCGGTCGCCGGCGCTCTGCTCGACCCCCGACTTCTCGCCCTCGTGCTCGCGAGCGTGCTGCTCTACGCCGGGGGCGTGGTCATGAACGACGTGTTCGACGCCCCGCTCGACGCCCGCGAGCGTCCGGAGCGCCCGATCCCGTCGGGCCGGGTGACGCGCGCGGAGGGGTTGTCGTTCGGCAGCCTGCTCCTGCTGAGCGGCGCCCTGCTTGGCGCATCGGTGAATTCGACGAGCGGCGCCCTGGCCGCCGCCATCGGCATCACCGCGCTGGCGTACGACGGCTATGCGAAGGCGAGCCCCGTCCTCGGCCCGGTCGCGATGGGCCTGTGCCGGGCCTTCAACCTGCTGCTCGGCATGGCCCTCGTGCCGGCCGCGCTCGTCGACGGGTGGCCGGTCGCGCTTCTTGCTCTGCTGCACGTCTCGGCGCTCACGGCACTGAGTCGCGGGGAAGTCCACGGCGGAAGACGGGTCTTCGGCTGGCTCGCCGTCGCGAGCATCATCGCGGTGGCGGGCGCGCTCGTTGCGTTGAGCGTCCTGCGGGAGGCCTGGCTCGCGATCGCATTCGCGCTGTTCTACGCGGCCTCGGCGGGGCCGCCCTACGTGCGCACCCTGAGACGCGGCGGCGAGGCGCGCACGGTGCAAGACGCGGTCAAGGCAGGGGTGCTCGCCCTGATCGTGCTCGACGCCGGTCTGGTCGCCGTTTACGCGAACGCCGTCTACGGCACTCTGGCGCTTCTCCTGCTTCCCGCCTCGCTCGCCCTCGCGCGGCGATTCGCGGTAACGTGA
- a CDS encoding S8 family serine peptidase, which translates to MPGARKGTAASACAVALVFLSVAAPAAESDDRLVRGSPTPAAAPAGPAYREGEVLIRFRSGARAYDREAAVRRRGDRVVRVLAQGRVTHLRVAAGTTAQALAEYAADPNVESVQPNYIYRPLGVPNDPYYSQLWALANTAQTVSGASYPIHNPGTAGRDMQLERAWDLATDCRSVVVAVVDSGVNYTHRDLAGAMWDGAAAGYPRHGYDFIDNDDDPMPGDGNGHGTHVAATIGAVGNNGAGTTGVCWQSSIMAIRSLSNSGGTTASVVAGIEFAIAHGARVLNLSLGGGSFDPLFSASIDSARNAGVLVVAAAGNAGLDNDGGVPTYPCNFTHDNLVCVAALDQAYDLASFSNYGAASVDIGAPGTNTLSAWPGYRLTDDLAAGWATVGGGWAGVQCDFGIGPVAMLVNPAGWCAFGSYTGPIDQVAYKTFDLGGGLLGASVTYYAFLDVGANDRFEAAGSPLGGNPFVAGEARRLTEFSGTTGGRALPVTHDLSGCLTSTCTLGFRLRAESGSSNFGVGLLRLSIDTVQSGSDRVAIANGTSMATPHVAGLAALLWSYNPGYRLSDVVNAIQHGGEAVPALAGKTVTGRAASAWGALRHIDPPSAVSATVQ; encoded by the coding sequence GTGCCTGGCGCCCGCAAAGGCACGGCCGCATCGGCCTGCGCCGTCGCGCTGGTCTTCTTGTCCGTCGCCGCCCCGGCCGCGGAATCCGATGACCGGCTCGTTCGGGGGAGCCCGACGCCCGCGGCGGCGCCCGCCGGGCCCGCCTATCGCGAGGGCGAGGTGCTGATCAGGTTCCGGAGCGGCGCCCGCGCGTACGACCGCGAGGCCGCCGTCCGGCGCCGCGGCGATCGTGTGGTGCGCGTGCTCGCGCAGGGCCGGGTGACGCACCTGCGTGTCGCAGCCGGCACGACCGCGCAGGCGCTCGCCGAGTACGCCGCCGACCCGAACGTGGAGTCCGTGCAACCCAACTACATCTATCGGCCCCTCGGGGTGCCGAACGACCCGTACTACTCGCAGCTCTGGGCGCTCGCCAACACGGCGCAGACCGTCTCCGGAGCGAGCTACCCGATCCACAACCCCGGAACGGCGGGACGGGACATGCAGCTCGAACGGGCGTGGGATCTCGCGACCGACTGCCGATCGGTCGTTGTCGCGGTGGTCGACAGCGGCGTGAACTACACGCACCGCGACCTCGCGGGCGCCATGTGGGACGGCGCCGCGGCCGGCTATCCCCGGCACGGTTACGATTTCATCGACAACGACGACGACCCCATGCCGGGCGACGGCAACGGCCACGGAACGCACGTCGCCGCGACGATCGGCGCCGTCGGCAACAACGGCGCCGGGACGACGGGCGTCTGCTGGCAATCGAGCATCATGGCCATCCGCTCCCTCAGCAACTCGGGCGGAACGACGGCCAGCGTGGTCGCGGGCATCGAGTTCGCGATCGCGCACGGGGCGAGGGTCCTCAACCTCAGTCTCGGCGGCGGCAGCTTCGATCCGCTCTTCAGCGCGAGCATCGACAGCGCCCGCAACGCCGGCGTTCTCGTCGTCGCCGCGGCGGGGAACGCCGGGCTGGATAACGACGGCGGCGTGCCTACGTACCCCTGCAACTTCACGCACGACAATCTCGTCTGCGTCGCGGCGCTCGACCAGGCCTACGACCTCGCGAGCTTCAGCAACTACGGCGCGGCGAGCGTCGACATCGGCGCGCCGGGGACCAACACGCTGAGCGCGTGGCCGGGGTACCGGCTGACGGACGACCTCGCCGCCGGATGGGCGACGGTCGGTGGCGGCTGGGCGGGCGTGCAGTGCGATTTCGGCATCGGTCCCGTGGCGATGCTGGTCAATCCCGCGGGATGGTGCGCCTTCGGGAGCTATACCGGGCCCATCGATCAGGTCGCCTACAAGACCTTCGATCTCGGCGGCGGGCTGCTCGGCGCCAGCGTGACCTATTACGCATTCCTCGACGTCGGCGCCAACGATCGCTTCGAGGCCGCAGGAAGCCCGCTCGGCGGAAACCCGTTCGTCGCGGGCGAAGCCCGGCGGTTGACCGAGTTCAGCGGGACCACCGGCGGACGCGCTCTTCCGGTGACGCACGACCTGTCTGGCTGCCTCACCAGCACGTGCACGCTCGGCTTCAGGCTGAGAGCCGAAAGCGGAAGCAGCAACTTCGGCGTGGGTCTCCTGCGGCTGTCGATCGACACCGTGCAGTCGGGCAGCGACCGCGTTGCGATCGCGAACGGCACGTCGATGGCGACCCCGCACGTGGCCGGTCTCGCCGCGCTGCTGTGGTCCTACAATCCGGGCTACCGGCTGAGCGACGTCGTGAACGCGATCCAGCACGGTGGCGAAGCGGTGCCCGCGCTCGCCGGGAAGACCGTTACCGGCCGCGCCGCGAGTGCGTGGGGTGCGCTGCGGCACATCGACCCGCCGAGCGCGGTGTCGGCCACGGTGCAATGA
- a CDS encoding DUF421 domain-containing protein yields MESVLRGAAIYVFLLVIMRISGKRSFAEITTFDFVLLLVIGETTQQALLGEDFSLTNAFIVIATLVGIDIALSLWKQRSKSFARLLEGRPLVLVADGELLKDRMDEVRVDVDDILAAGRELQGLERLDQIKYAVLERNGGISIIPRER; encoded by the coding sequence ATGGAATCGGTCCTGCGCGGCGCCGCGATCTACGTGTTTCTGCTCGTCATCATGCGCATCTCCGGCAAACGCTCGTTCGCGGAGATCACGACCTTCGACTTCGTGCTCCTGCTCGTGATCGGCGAGACGACGCAACAGGCGCTCCTCGGCGAGGACTTTTCGCTCACCAACGCGTTCATCGTGATCGCCACCCTCGTCGGCATCGACATCGCCCTGTCGCTCTGGAAACAGCGATCGAAGTCCTTCGCGCGCCTGCTCGAGGGTCGGCCGCTCGTGCTGGTCGCGGACGGCGAGCTCCTCAAGGACCGCATGGACGAGGTGCGCGTGGACGTCGACGACATCCTCGCGGCCGGGCGCGAGCTGCAGGGCTTGGAGCGCCTCGATCAGATCAAGTACGCTGTGCTCGAACGAAACGGCGGCATCTCGATCATTCCCAGGGAGCGTTGA
- a CDS encoding EboA domain-containing protein codes for MSDPAKAEDLRAALERASTEAAAWLAAARARLSTGGPAAALAPLYASARRDLGTRSAIDAPGLGRCTVAAAARAVLLDDALMLAPDAALALARHLYRESDEAAQIDLVRSLPVLACAPALAPLALEAGRTNSRAVFEALALDNPYPARHYSEREFNQLVLKALFLGLPITRVVGLDGRANAELARMCEDYVEEREAAGRAVPADIWLALAPHASERGETMLRRYAASGEASHRRYAQEGLAHRDASGRP; via the coding sequence ATGAGCGATCCGGCGAAGGCGGAAGACCTGCGCGCGGCCCTCGAGCGCGCATCGACCGAGGCGGCCGCGTGGCTCGCCGCGGCCCGGGCGCGGCTCTCGACCGGCGGGCCCGCGGCCGCGCTTGCGCCGCTCTACGCCTCGGCGCGGCGGGACCTCGGCACGCGGTCCGCGATCGACGCCCCCGGTCTCGGGCGCTGTACGGTCGCCGCGGCCGCGCGCGCCGTCCTGCTCGACGACGCCCTGATGCTCGCGCCCGACGCGGCGCTGGCGCTCGCCCGACACTTATATAGAGAGAGCGACGAGGCCGCGCAGATCGATCTCGTCCGCAGCCTGCCCGTGCTCGCCTGCGCGCCGGCGCTCGCACCCCTTGCCCTGGAGGCCGGCCGCACGAACAGCCGGGCGGTGTTCGAGGCGCTCGCGCTCGACAACCCCTATCCGGCACGGCATTACTCCGAGAGGGAATTCAATCAGCTCGTGCTCAAGGCGCTGTTCCTCGGCCTGCCCATCACCCGCGTCGTCGGGCTCGACGGGCGCGCGAACGCGGAGCTCGCGCGCATGTGCGAGGACTACGTCGAAGAGCGCGAGGCAGCCGGCCGGGCCGTGCCCGCCGACATCTGGCTCGCCCTGGCGCCGCACGCGAGCGAGCGCGGCGAGACCATGCTGCGCCGCTACGCCGCCTCCGGCGAGGCGTCGCATCGTCGTTATGCTCAGGAAGGCCTGGCGCACCGCGACGCGTCCGGCCGGCCGTGA
- a CDS encoding nucleotide pyrophosphatase/phosphodiesterase family protein, whose product MPVTRRLVVLDVVGLTPKLIGPDTPHLAALAREGFLAPLAPAFPAVTCTAQASLLTGLPPRGHGIVANGWYFRDLAEIFFWRQSNRLVAGEKIWESARRAIPGFSCAQLFWWYNMYAAVDYAVTPRPIYPADGRKIPGLYSEPASLHRQCEERFGPFPLFNFWGPGADIRSSRWIAECARHVLDRHRPTLTLVYLPHLDYNLQRLGPHDPRIAEDLRAIDEVTGRLAEDARAGGADVLVVSEYGIERATGHVHINRVLRESGDLRVRETLGFELLDPGASRAFAVADHQVAHVYVRDPADIARIRRSLKSTPGVERVLDAEGKREAGLDHPRSGELVAVAEPGHWFTYYYWLDDAKAPDFARTVDIHRKPGYDPVELFLDPRLRFPKLRIARRLAQKTLGMRMLMDVIPLAPELVRGTHGRAGSNPDTGPLVIGSRRDLGAGRFDVTDVKALMLRHLT is encoded by the coding sequence CTGCCCGTGACGCGCCGGCTCGTCGTCCTGGACGTCGTCGGCCTCACGCCCAAGCTGATCGGCCCCGACACGCCGCATCTCGCCGCGCTCGCCCGCGAGGGTTTTCTCGCCCCGCTAGCGCCCGCCTTTCCAGCCGTCACCTGCACCGCGCAGGCGAGCCTGCTCACGGGGCTGCCTCCGCGAGGGCACGGGATCGTCGCGAACGGCTGGTACTTTCGCGACCTGGCCGAGATCTTCTTCTGGCGCCAGTCGAACCGGCTGGTCGCCGGCGAGAAGATCTGGGAGTCGGCACGGCGCGCGATTCCCGGCTTCAGCTGCGCGCAGCTCTTCTGGTGGTACAACATGTACGCGGCGGTGGACTACGCGGTCACGCCGCGGCCGATTTATCCCGCGGACGGGCGCAAGATCCCGGGCCTCTACTCCGAGCCCGCGAGCCTGCATCGCCAGTGCGAGGAGCGCTTCGGTCCGTTTCCGCTCTTCAACTTCTGGGGCCCGGGCGCCGACATCCGTTCCTCCCGGTGGATCGCGGAGTGCGCGCGCCACGTGCTCGACCGGCACCGGCCCACGCTCACGCTCGTCTACCTGCCGCACCTCGACTACAACCTGCAGCGCCTCGGACCGCACGACCCGCGGATCGCGGAAGACCTGCGTGCGATCGACGAGGTGACGGGCCGGCTTGCCGAGGACGCGCGCGCGGGCGGCGCGGACGTGCTGGTCGTATCCGAGTACGGGATCGAGCGGGCGACGGGGCACGTGCACATCAACCGCGTGCTGCGCGAATCGGGCGACCTGCGCGTGCGCGAGACGCTCGGCTTCGAGCTGCTCGACCCCGGCGCCTCGCGCGCGTTCGCGGTCGCCGACCACCAGGTCGCCCACGTCTACGTGCGCGATCCGGCGGATATCGCGCGGATTCGCCGGTCGCTGAAAAGCACGCCCGGCGTCGAGCGCGTGCTCGACGCAGAGGGGAAACGGGAGGCCGGCCTCGACCACCCGCGCTCGGGCGAGCTCGTCGCCGTCGCCGAACCCGGGCACTGGTTCACTTATTATTACTGGCTCGACGACGCCAAGGCCCCCGATTTCGCGCGCACCGTCGACATTCACCGCAAGCCCGGCTACGACCCGGTCGAGCTGTTCCTCGACCCGAGGCTGCGGTTTCCGAAGCTCCGGATCGCCCGGCGGCTCGCCCAGAAGACGCTCGGGATGCGCATGCTCATGGACGTGATTCCGCTCGCGCCCGAGCTCGTGCGCGGCACGCACGGGCGCGCGGGGTCGAATCCCGACACCGGCCCTCTCGTCATCGGCTCGCGCCGCGACCTCGGCGCCGGCCGCTTCGATGTGACCGACGTGAAGGCGCTAATGCTGCGCCACCTGACCTGA
- the wrbA gene encoding NAD(P)H:quinone oxidoreductase, with protein MKVLVVFYSMYGHVLRMADAAAAGAREVSGTTAELRRVPETLPEEVLRKMGALEAQKGMAHIPVATVDELPTADAIIFATPTRFGNMCGQMRQFLDATGRLWAEGALIGKVGSVMSSSATQHGGQESTILTFHPTLLHQGMVVVGLPYSFAGQSRIDEITGGSPYGASTISGGKGERMPSENELAAARYQGRHVAQIAARLAR; from the coding sequence ATGAAAGTCCTCGTCGTCTTCTATTCGATGTATGGCCACGTGCTCCGCATGGCAGACGCCGCCGCCGCCGGCGCACGCGAGGTGAGCGGGACGACCGCGGAGCTGCGCCGCGTGCCCGAGACCCTCCCCGAGGAGGTGCTCCGCAAGATGGGCGCGCTCGAGGCGCAGAAGGGCATGGCGCACATCCCGGTCGCGACGGTCGACGAGCTGCCGACGGCCGACGCGATCATCTTCGCGACGCCGACGCGTTTCGGAAACATGTGCGGGCAGATGCGCCAGTTCCTCGACGCGACCGGTCGGCTCTGGGCCGAGGGCGCGCTCATCGGCAAGGTCGGCAGCGTCATGTCGAGCTCGGCGACGCAGCACGGCGGCCAGGAGTCGACCATCCTCACGTTTCACCCGACGCTCCTGCACCAGGGCATGGTGGTGGTGGGTCTGCCGTACAGCTTCGCCGGTCAGTCGCGCATCGACGAGATCACGGGCGGCTCGCCGTACGGCGCCTCGACCATCTCGGGCGGCAAGGGCGAACGCATGCCTTCGGAGAACGAGCTCGCCGCCGCGCGCTATCAAGGCAGACACGTCGCGCAGATCGCCGCGAGGCTCGCGCGCTGA
- the eboE gene encoding metabolite traffic protein EboE, protein MSAEGGWRREEIGYCSNVHPGEGLDEVLGIIERGVGAVRAARGLTRMRAGLWLSHAAVEALAETGARSRFRARLDGQGIRLHTLNAFPYGDFHAESVKEAAFLPDWSDERRLRYTLAAAETLAECLPLDADEGTISTVPLGLRAAWSGEKENAALGHLLTLAQALDEILERTGRAVRVCLEPEPGGALERTDQAIAFFDRWLLPAADALRVPRDVVRRHLGICYDVCHQAVMFEDAARSLARLLDAGVPVGKIQISSALEAPDAGAVRALADYAEPRYLHQVRVPGRERLYGAPDLPLALADARLPDDRPWRAHFHVPVNAERFEHGLKSTQGEVLKVLDFLAAHRTFRPHLEVETYTWQVLPEHRRPRDERALAQGIVSEIEWVEAEMRKRNLLAIETARTDTVAVE, encoded by the coding sequence ATGAGCGCCGAAGGCGGTTGGCGCCGGGAGGAGATCGGGTACTGCAGCAACGTCCACCCCGGCGAGGGCCTCGACGAGGTGCTCGGGATCATCGAGCGCGGCGTCGGCGCCGTGCGCGCGGCGCGCGGCCTGACCCGCATGCGGGCGGGCCTCTGGCTCTCGCACGCCGCCGTGGAGGCGCTGGCCGAGACCGGGGCGCGGTCTCGCTTTCGCGCGCGGCTCGACGGCCAAGGCATCCGGCTGCACACGCTCAACGCCTTCCCTTACGGCGATTTCCACGCGGAGAGCGTCAAGGAGGCGGCGTTCCTGCCCGACTGGTCGGACGAGCGCCGCCTGCGCTACACGCTCGCGGCGGCCGAGACGCTCGCCGAGTGCCTGCCTCTCGACGCGGACGAGGGCACGATCTCGACCGTGCCGCTCGGGCTGCGCGCGGCGTGGTCCGGCGAAAAGGAGAACGCCGCGCTCGGTCACCTGCTGACGCTCGCGCAGGCGCTCGACGAGATCCTCGAGCGCACCGGCCGCGCGGTCCGGGTGTGCCTCGAGCCCGAACCGGGCGGCGCGCTCGAGCGTACCGACCAGGCGATAGCCTTCTTCGACCGCTGGCTGCTCCCCGCCGCCGACGCGCTGCGAGTCCCGCGCGACGTCGTCCGCCGTCATCTCGGGATCTGCTACGACGTGTGCCACCAGGCCGTGATGTTCGAGGACGCCGCACGCTCGCTCGCACGTCTCCTCGATGCCGGAGTCCCGGTCGGGAAGATCCAGATCTCGAGCGCGCTCGAGGCGCCCGATGCCGGCGCCGTGCGCGCGCTCGCGGACTACGCCGAGCCGCGTTACCTGCACCAGGTGCGGGTGCCGGGGCGCGAGCGCCTGTACGGCGCGCCGGACCTGCCGCTCGCGCTCGCCGATGCGCGACTGCCGGACGACCGGCCCTGGCGGGCGCACTTCCACGTGCCGGTGAACGCCGAGCGCTTCGAGCACGGCCTGAAGAGCACGCAGGGAGAGGTCCTCAAGGTCCTCGACTTTCTCGCCGCGCACCGCACCTTCCGCCCGCACCTCGAGGTCGAGACGTACACCTGGCAGGTGCTGCCCGAGCACCGTCGCCCGCGCGACGAACGCGCGTTGGCGCAGGGAATCGTTTCCGAGATCGAGTGGGTCGAAGCGGAGATGCGAAAGCGGAACCTGCTCGCGATCGAGACGGCGAGAACGGACACGGTAGCGGTCGAGTGA